A part of Oryctolagus cuniculus chromosome 15, mOryCun1.1, whole genome shotgun sequence genomic DNA contains:
- the LOC100353956 gene encoding translationally-controlled tumor protein: MIIYRDLISHDEMFSDIYKIREIAGGLCLEVEGKMVSRTEGNIDDSLIGGNASAEGPEGEGTESTVITGVDIVMNHHLQETSFTKEASFTKEAYKKYIKDYMKSIKGKLEEQRPERVKPFMTGAAEQIKHILANFKNYQFYIGENMNPDGMVALLDYREDGVTPFMIFFKDGLEMEKC, encoded by the coding sequence ATGATTATCTACCGGGACCTCATCAGCCACGATGAGATGTTCTCCGACATCTACAAGATCCGGGAGATCGCGGGCGGACTGTGcctggaggtggaggggaagATGGTCAGTAGGACAGAGGGTAACATTGATGATTCGCTCATCGGTGGGAATGCCTCCGCCGAAGGCCCGGAGGGCGAAGGTACCGAAAGCACAGTGATCACTGGTGTTGATATTGtcatgaaccatcacctgcaggaAACCAGCTTCACAAAAGAAGCCAGCTTCACAAAAGAAGCCTACAAGAAGTACATCAAGGATTACATGAAATCAATCAAAGGCAAACTTGAAGAACAGAGACCAGAGAGAGTAAAACCTTTTATGACAGGGGCTGCAGAACAAATCAAGCACATCCTTGCTAATTTCAAAAACTACCAGTTCTATATTGGTGAAAACATGAATCCAGATGGCATGGTTGCTCTGCTGGACTACCGTGAGGATGGTGTGACCCCGTTTATGATTTTCTTTAAGGATGGTTTAGAGatggaaaaatgttaa